From Pyxicephalus adspersus chromosome 7, UCB_Pads_2.0, whole genome shotgun sequence, a single genomic window includes:
- the LOC140334605 gene encoding hemoglobin subunit alpha-5-like has product MTFSEAEKAAITSLWSKISGHADDIGAEALERLLIVFPQSKTYFSHFDLSHGSADLRRHGGSVMSAIGKAAQHLGDIDHALSGPSDFPAQDLMVDPDNFRLLSQSIQVTLAAHFPKEFYATTNAAWDKFLDAFFTALIFKYR; this is encoded by the exons ATGACTTTCTCTGAAGCTGAGAAGGCTGCCATCACCTCCCTGTGGTCCAAGATCTCTGGCCATGCTGATGACATCGGAGCTGAGGCACTAGAGAG GCTGCTCATCGTCTTCCCTCAGTCCAAGACCTACTTCAGCCACTTTGATCTGAGCCATGGCTCCGCTGACCTCCGCAGACATGGTGGAAGTGTTATGAGTGCTATTGGCAAAGCTGCCCAACACCTGGGAGACATTGACCATGCTCTGTCCGGACCGAGTGATTTCCCTGCCCAGGACCTGATGGTTGACCCTGACAACTTCAGA CTGCTGTCTCAGTCCATCCAGGTGACTCTGGCTGCCCACTTCCCCAAAGAGTTTTATGCTACTACCAATGCTGCCTGGGACAAGTTTCTCGATGCATTTTTCACTGCCCTAATTTTCAAGTACAGATAA
- the LOC140335893 gene encoding hemoglobin subunit alpha-C-like has translation MALNADDKAHIQAIWPSVASHAEQYGADALYRMFLCHPQTKTYFPNFDFSANSAQLKNQGKKVLHALSEVVKHLDHAEATLSHLSDLHAFTLRVDPGNFALLSNNILVVIAMHHSDKFDSLTHQALDKFMNYVSGVLTSKYR, from the exons ATGGCTCTCAACGCTGATGACAAAGCACACATCCAGGCCATTTGGCCAAGTGTAGCTAGCCATGCTGAGCAGTATGGAGCAGACGCTCTTTACAG GATGTTCCTTTGCCATCCTCAGACCAAGACTTACTTTCCCAATTTTGACTTTTCCGCAAACTCTGCCCAACTGAAGAATCAGGGAAAGAAGGTACTACATGCTCTGTCTGAAGTTGTCAAACATCTGGACCACGCTGAGGCCACATTGAGCCATCTGAGTGACCTCCATGCCTTTACCTTGAGGGTGGATCCTGGCAACTTTGCA cttttaagCAATAATATCCTGGTTGTCATTGCTATGCACCACTCAGACAAATTTGACAGCCTCACCCATCAGGCCCTGGACAAGTTCATGAACTATGTTTCTGGCGTGCTGACTTCCAAGTACCGTTAA
- the LOC140336108 gene encoding hemoglobin subunit alpha-5-like, which produces MTFTAAEKASITAIWSKVAGREGEIGAEALDRLFLSYPQTKTYFSHFDLRQGSKDLQNHGGKVVKAIGSCAQHLDELDYALSSLSELHARKLRVDPGNFRLLSHSIQVTLAAHFPILFTAEAQAAWDKFLSAVSSILVSKYR; this is translated from the exons ATGACTTTCACTGCTGCTGAGAAGGCTTCTATCACTGCCATCTGGTCCAAGGTGGCTGGTCGTGAGGGTGAGATTGGAGCAGAGGCTTTGGAtag GTTGTTTCTGAGTTACCCTCAGACAAAAACCTACTTCAGCCATTTTGACCTGAGACAGGGCTCTAAGGACCTCCAGAACCATGGTGGAAAGGTTGTGAAAGCCATTGGAAGTTGTGCTCAACATCTGGATGAACTGGACTATGCTTTGTCATCCCTCAGTGAGCTTCATGCCCGTAAACTAAGGGTTGATCCTGGTAACTTCAgg CTGCTGTCCCACTCCATCCAGGTGACTTTGGCTGCTCACTTCCCTATCCTGTTCACTGCTGAGGCCCAAGCTGCCTGGGACAAGTTTCTGTCTGCTGTGTCCTCAATCCTGGTGTCCAAATACAGATAA
- the LOC140334606 gene encoding hemoglobin subunit alpha-5-like, translating into MTFSEAEKAAITSLWSKISGHADDIGAEALERMIINFPHTKTYFSHVDLSHGSADLRRHGGSVMKAIGNAAQHLGDIDHALSGLSDLPAQDLMVDPGNSKLLSQSIQVTLAAHFPKEFNPTTNAAWDKFLDDVFTVYISKYR; encoded by the exons ATGACTTTCTCTGAAGCTGAGAAGGCTGCCATCACCTCCCTGTGGTCCAAGATCTCTGGCCATGCTGATGACATTGGAGCTGAGGCACTAGAGAG GATGATCATCAACTTCCCTCACACCAAGACCTACTTCAGCCACGTTGATCTGAGCCATGGCTCCGCTGACCTCCGCAGACATGGTGGAAGTGTTATGAAGGCTATTGGCAATGCTGCCCAACACCTGGGAGACATTGACCATGCTCTGTCTGGACTGAGTGACCTCCCTGCCCAGGATCTGATGGTGGACCCTGGCAACTCCAAA CTGCTGTCTCAGTCCATCCAGGTGACTCTGGCTGCCCACTTCCCCAAAGAATTTAATCCTACTACCAATGCTGCCTGGGACAAGTTCCTCGATGACGTTTTCACTGTCTACATTTCCAAGTACAGATAA